CACCGGGAGACCGTCCCCAAACACCGGGAGACCGTCCCCAAACACCGGGAGACCGGCCCCAACCAACGGGAGACCGTCCCCAAACACCAGGAGACCGTCCCCAACCAACGGGAGACCGTCCCCAACCAACGGGAGACCGTCCGCAAACACCGGGAGACCGTCCGCAAACACCGGGAGACCGTCCGCAAACACCGGGAGACCGTCCCCAACCAACGGGAGACCGTCCCCAACCAACGGGAGACCGTCCCCAAACACCGGGAGACCGGCCCTAACCACCGGGAGACCGTCCCCAAACACCGGGAGACCGTCCCCAAACACCGGGAGACCGGCCCCAACCAACGGGAGACCGTCCCCAAACACCAGGAGACCGTCCCCAACCAACGGGAGACCGTCCCCAACCAACGGGAGACCGTCCGCAAACACCGGGAGACCGTCCCCAAACACCGGGAGACCGTCCCCAAACACCGGGAGACCGTCCCCAAACACCGGGAGACCGTCCCCAACCAACGGGAGACCGTCCCCAACCAACGGGAGACCGTCCCCAAACACCGGGAGACCGTCCCCAAACACCGGGAGACCGTCCCCAAACACCGGGAGACCGTCCCCAAACACCGGGAGACCGTCCCCAACCAACGGGAGACCGTCCCCAAACACCGGGAGACCGTCCCCAAACACCGGGAGACCGTCCCCAACCAACGGGAGACCGTCCCCAACCAACGGGAGACCGTCCCCAACCAACGGGAGACCGTCCCCAAACACCAGGAGACCGTCCCCAAACACCAGGAGACCGGCACCAAACACCGGGAGACCGGCACCAAACACCGGGAGACCGTCCCCAAACACCAGGAGACCGGCACCAAACACCGGGAGACCGTCCCCAAACACCAGGAGACCGGCACCAAACACCGGGAGACCGTCCCCAAACACCAGGAGACCGGCACCAAACACCGGGAGACCGTCCCCAAACACCGGGAGACCGTCCCCAAACACCAGGAGACCGGCACCAAACACCAGGAGACCGGCACCAAACACTGGGAGGTCGCCCCTAAATACCGGGAGACCGGCCACACTCCTGCCAGCGTGATTACTGGGAGAAGCCATGTCCCCATTCCACATGTGGCCCACTCTTACTGCGGCGCTGATGCTGCCCATATTCCCACCCAcggaaaagaaagaaaataaggCTAAAAGAAAACATAGtgaaaggaaagagagaaaataaaagTAAAACAAAGCGGGAAACCAAGTTCTCGCTGCAAGAGAGGGGGAGTTGTACAGGCGAGAGGGGGAGTTGTACAGGCGAGAGGGGGAGTTGTACAGGCGAGAGGGGGAGTTGTACAGGTGAGGGGGGAGTTGTACAGGTGAGGGCGGAGTTGTATAGGTGCCCAATCAGTGGTctatggtctgtttccattcctGAGTCAGTTAAGTCAAACAATAGGAATCCCCCCGCCTCCGACATCTCCGACTGTCCTTGTGAACTTACCATGAGGTGTGAGGATTTCCGATTAACACTGGCACTCACTCACAAGctcatctccctgtctctctgcttctctctttcttcttccttCTCTGTCAAcctatctctatctatctttgagacagtaagggctgcagatgctggacgcCAGAGTCAATGGATGTGaagctgggagagcacagcagctcTGACagtatccgaggggcaggaagaagggcttcagcccaaaacattgatgttcctgttcctcgaatgctatctgatctgctgtgctctcccagcttgatatctattgactctatctgcctttctgtgtccccctcttccccctctccccgtctcccgaCTGTGAGTTTGCTCTATCTGGGTGATGTTTTTAATGTTTTGTTGCCTGTTATCTGTCATGTTGTAATAAACTGGGTATGGATATCATGGTATCAGTGTGAAACCACAGATAACTATTATACACAAACATTACATTCCACAGGGTGTGTCTGGGCTAACATTAATAACGTTATAACATGCAATCATAGAGTAGATTCCCGATAGttcagatagaggccatttgacACTGTACTGATCCTTGAAGGACATCCCATCCAGTTCCAAACCCCTACCCTAACGCTGTATTTCCCACGGTTAACCcaccctgatctgcacatctttggactgtgggaggaaacccacacggacaccgggagaatgtataaactccacacagatagttgcctgaggctggaatcgaacctgggtccctggcgctggtaagcagcagtgctaaccacccagGGTAAGGTGGAACCTGAGATCTTCAAGTCATCTGGTCACAGTGTCACAGCACAGTGATGATGCCATCAATGTTTCTGTTAAAGATACACCATCAGACTGAGTGAGAGAAAAGACAGAGCCCTCTCTGCAGGTACTGGTTCTCAACagcatccacacacagacacagacacacacacacacacacacaacccaccccccgcccacacacacacacacacacacacacacacacacacacaacccacccccccgcccacacacacacacacacacacacacacacacacacacaacccaccccccccgcccacacacacacacacacacacacacacacacacacacaacccacccccccgcccacacacacacacacacacacacacacacacccacacacaacccaccccccccgcccacacacacacacacacacacacacacacacacacacacaacccaccccccctgcccacacacacacacacacaacccacgccccgcccacacacccacacacacacaacccacccccccgcccacacacccacacacacaacccaccccctgcccacacacacacacacaacccacgccccgcccacacacccacacacacaacccacccccccgcccacacacacacacacacaacccacccccccgccacacacacacacacacaacccacgcccccgcccacacacacacccacacacacacaaacaccaccccccccgcccacacacacacacacacaacccacccccccgcccacacacacacacacacacacacaacccacccccccgcccacacacccacacacacacaacccaccccccccgcccacacacacacacacaacccatccccccgcccacacactcatacacacacacacaacccaccccccccgcccacacacacacagacacaacccaccccccgcccacacacccacacacacaacccacccccccgcccacacacacacacacacacacacacacacaacccaccccccgcccacacacccacacacacaacccaccccccccgcccacacacccacacacacacacaacccaccccccccgcccacacacacacacacaacccatcCCCCCGCCCACACACTCATACANNNNNNNNNNNNNNNNNNNNNNNNNNNNNNNNNNNNNNNNNNNNNNNNNNNNNNNNNNNNNNNNNNNNNNNNNNNNNNNNNNNNNNNNNNNNNNNNNNNNccagtccccctccaccaatacTCTCCTCCATTTCTCCAAACCTTTAATAACTTTTTCTTTAACTCcttccatttcctccaaatccaggggGTGGCCATGGGAACCcagatgggccccagctatgcctgcctctttgttggttatgtcaaacagtccatcttctgtcgttacaccagcaccactccccacctcatcctccgctacattgatggctgcattggcgccatctcgtgctcccatgaagaggttgaacagttcatcaacttcaccaatacattccaccctgaccttaaattcacctggactatctctgacacctccctccccttcccggaCCTCTGCATCTCCATCAACGATGACCAACTCAACACCGACATTTTTTTTACAAATCCACTGACACCCATAgcaacctggattacacctccccACACCCTTCCTCGTACAAAAatgctatcctgtattcccaattcctctgactctgccacatctgctcccaggaggacaagttccaccacagaacacaccagatggcctccatctttaaagaccacaatttctcttcccacgtagttgaagatgccctccaacggaTCTCATCCATTCCCACACCTCTgctcttgaaccccacccctccaactacaacaagtACAGAacccttggtcctcaccttccaccccaccaacctctgcataaaccacatcatccgccaacatttccgccacctacaagcGGACCCCACCAGctggaatatatttccctccccacccctaaccactttccgcaaagacagttccctctgtgactacctggtcaggtccatgccccctaaaaacccaccctcccatcctggcactttccccgtCACCTCAGGAATTGCAAAATTTGTACCCACACCTcaaccctcacccccatccaaggccccaaagaagtcttccacatccatcaaagtttcgccTGTGcacccaccaatatcatttattgtatccgttgctcccaatgcggtctcctctacatcggggagactgaGCGTcttcttgcagagcgcttcagagaacatctccgggacacccacaccaatcaacacCACTGCCCAGAGGCCGAACacttcagctccccctcccactctgccaaggatatacaggtcctgggcctcctccatcgccactgcctcatcaaccgatgcctggaggaagaacgcctcatcttttgtCTCTGAACCTTTCAATCCCAGTGCATCATtgtggactttaccagtttcctcatttccccttcccccaccttaccctcgttccaactttccagctcagcactgtcctcatgacctgtcccacctgtcagtcttccttccacctatctgctccaccctcctctccaacataTCACCTTTAGCCCCACCTCCATCACCTGTTGCACTTtcagctactttctccccagccccacccttctcccatttatccctccagccccgaggctcccagcctcattcctgatgaagggcttttgcccctcggatgctgcctgactggctgtgcttttccagcatcccactctcgactctgatcttcagcatctgcaatcctcactttctcctgccagtCCACCTTACTTTGACAAATAAACAACAGTAACACATTTACTTCAAAAGGAAAGGAGACAAAATATAACTAACTCGAGGCCAATTGGTTTGGTATATGTTATTggaaaaacattagaatctattCTAAGAGAGTATTTAGAAAAACATAGATGGCTAATGTTACTTCAATATTCAAAACGGGAAGCAgactcagatgtacagcacggaaacgcatcttttggtccaacccgtccatgctgaccagatatcccaacccaatctagtcccacctgccagcacccggcccatatccctccaaacccttcctattcatatacccatccagtttccttttaaacgttgcaattgtaccagactccaccacatcctctgacagctcattccatacacgtacccccCTCGGAGTGAAAAAGTTactccttcggtctcttttatatctttcccatctcaccctaaacctctgcccccgagctttggactccccagccctgggaaaagactttgtctatttttccgatccatgcgcctcatgactttataaacctctataagttcacccctcagcctccgacgctccagggaaaacagccccagcctgttcagcctctccctgtagctcaaatcctccaaccctggcaacatccgtgtaaatcttttctgaaccttttcaggtttcacaacatttttccgataggaaggagaccagaattgcacgcaatattccaacagtggcctaaccaatgccctgtaaagctgcaacatgacctcctaactcctgtactcaatactctgaccaataaaggaaagcataccaaacgccttcttcactatcctatctacctacgactccactttcaaggagatatgaacctacactccaaggtctctttgttcagcaacactccctaggaccttaccattaagtgtataagtcctgataagatttgctttcccaaaatgcagcacctcacatttatctgaattaaactccatctgccacttctcagcccattggcccatctggtccagatctgttgtaatctgaggtaaccctcttcgttgtccactacacctcgaattttggtgtcatttgtaaacttactaactgtacctcttatgctcgcatccaaatcatttacataaatgatgaaaagtagagggcccagcaccgatccttgtgacactccactggtcacaggcctccagtctgaaaaacaaccctccaccacaatcttctgtcatctacctttgagccaattttgtatccaaatggatagttctccctgtattccatgaggtctaacttTGCGAACCCatggggaccttgtcaaatgcctgactgaagtccatatagatcacatctatccctctgccctcatcaatcctctttgttatttcttcaagaaactcaatcaagtttgtgagacatgatttcccatgcacaaagctgtgttgactatccctaatcagtccttgcctttccaaatacatgtacatcctgtccctcaggattccctccaacaacttgcccaccaccgaggtcaggctcactggtctatagttcctggcttgtccttaccacccttcttaaacagtggcaccacattagccaacctccagtcttctggcacctcacctgtgactatcgatgatacaaatatctcagcaagaggcccagcaatcacttctctagcttcccacagagttctcgcgtacacctgatcaggccttgaggatttatccacctttatgcgattcaagacatccagcactttttcCTCTGTCAAatctgagaggatgtttccctcatgcgagagtccagaaccagaggacactgtTTTAGAAAAAAATGGGCACTAATTTAAGACACGAGAAGGAATTTCCTCTCGGAGAGTTCtgggtctttggaactccttgccacagaaagctgcagcagcagtgtctatttaagactgaggtagatagatttttttttgggaatgaagggttacagggaaagtgcaggaatgttggatcagctatgatcctattGAACGACACAGCAGGGTCAAGGGGCTGAGTGGTCTCCTcagagagctaggagaaagtgaggactgcagatactggagctcagagctgaaaaatgtgttgctggaaaagcgcagcatccaaagagcaggagaatcgatgtttcgagcataagcccttcttcaggaattcctgaagagagcttcagtgcagagggatttgggtgtcctTTTGCATCAATCATAGAAAACTAGGATTCAGCttcagcaggtaataaggaaggccAATGGAATGTTGCCATGTATTGTTAAAGGGATGGAGTGTGTAAGTAGGGGAgtgttgctgcaattgtacaaggtattagtgagactgcacctgAACCATTGTGGAGAGTTCCTCCTTTATTTGAGgaacattggaggcagttcagagaagggtcGCTAGATTGATTCCAGACATCAGGGGTTTCCAAACATgcagagattgagcagtttaggcccgttctctctggagtttagaagaatgagaggcgatctcaCTGAGGTCTATAAgctgctaaaggggattgacaaagtcgGTACAGAGAGGATATTTCCTCACATGGCTATCTAGAATGTGAGGTGATAgctttaggataaggggtagcagatttaaacagAGGTAGGGAGGAATTACTTTGCTCAAAGGGTCAtgattctgtggaattccctcccccccaccccctacccccaccccccccgctcCACCCCGCCCCACCGAgtagggtggatgctgggacattagtaaatttaaggaggagacagATAAATGTTTATTTATTATTGGGTTGTAtggttatggagagcaggcagggaaGTGAAGTTGAGGCTGAGAATGAAATCAGCTGTGATCATTTCAAAGGTGGAGcagattcaaggggctgaatggcctacatgtgCTCCCAGTTCTTAAGGTCTTCACTCTCCCCGATACATTGTGGAGTCATAAAtaacttttatctttttttcagaGACAACTGAAGGAAACGACCATCCGAACACAGTGCTCAGCCCATCAGTATGGCAGGAACAGCAGTAGATTCCCTGGAACTGGCAAAAGCCAGCACTGAGGTTGCAACTGCAGTGGTTGCAGTGAGAAATGCGATGTCAGTTGTTGAGAGTTTTGGAAAATTCGCCTCTGCTGCTGGAGCAGTAGGAGCCATCTTTGGGGTAGCAGGAGCAATTGTTAAACTTGCTATGGGtaatgtggagagtgaggagctgagataTATGAAGGAGCAGTTCCAGATAGTCAGGAACCAGCTGGATGTCATTTCAGGTCAGATTCAGCAAGTGCTTCAGGCTATCGAACAAAGTACAGTTAATAATCAGTACTTCCCCATTGAGGAGAATCTGAGAAACCAATTCAGGAAGTACATGGACATCCTGAACGCAAAACCGGAATACCGGGAGAAGGAGAAAGAAGAATTCCTCACACACTTCAATGAGACTAAAGGTGACCAGAACCTTCACACTCTCTATGATGCAGTGATGGGGAATTCTGCCATCTTTGGCAAACCCATTCTGGAAACTGCCATGGAATATGACCAGAGGAACCGGCGTCTGATGGAGGGGCTCTGCTGCCGCCTCAAAGAGCTCTTCTGCATTGGCCTGATTGCCCTGGTGGGTCACTCTGCTATCACTGGGACCGATGTAGAGGCATTAAAGAGAGAGTGGAATGAGAAAATGGGCAAAGTAGAGAATAAAATGAAATCCATGATAGATAAGTGCATCAATGAGTTTGCTGAG
The nucleotide sequence above comes from Chiloscyllium punctatum isolate Juve2018m chromosome 8, sChiPun1.3, whole genome shotgun sequence. Encoded proteins:
- the LOC140480931 gene encoding uncharacterized protein is translated as MAGTAVDSLELAKASTEVATAVVAVRNAMSVVESFGKFASAAGAVGAIFGVAGAIVKLAMGNVESEELRYMKEQFQIVRNQLDVISGQIQQVLQAIEQSTVNNQYFPIEENLRNQFRKYMDILNAKPEYREKEKEEFLTHFNETKGDQNLHTLYDAVMGNSAIFGKPILETAMEYDQRNRRLMEGLCCRLKELFCIGLIALVGHSAITGTDVEALKREWNEKMGKVENKMKSMIDKCINEFAEQAEIDVEKMINKKGGRNNCECVSYILNGLSKKYDWVKWSVRVYNPISGFKNHCVIGSNCFHFFRRNGVNAVVSYAIDPKPINESYIEQLMKGKGGWSDARKVAEHVDKKLPSGHVVHVVRRLKGLWYHSNFPASCHFWENYSGVTLCVHST